The following are from one region of the Elgaria multicarinata webbii isolate HBS135686 ecotype San Diego chromosome 13, rElgMul1.1.pri, whole genome shotgun sequence genome:
- the LOC134408219 gene encoding cytochrome P450 2A4-like — translation MDLLGEAALMLATFLFFWMVLSRWQQMRQKKMPPGPMPLPFIGNLLQLSPENIYRSLMKLSEKYGPVFTIYLGSRPIVVLRGYEAVKEALVDQAEAFSGRGKLAMFDWLFQGYGLPFCTGPRARELRRFSIMTLRNFGMGKRSMEERILEEINFLLDTFRSIQSAPIEPTYFLYRSVSNVISSITFGHRFDYKDPEFTSLQNMMLESIRFTATRWGQIYDMFSGVVHHLPGPHHKALQKLSEMEDFFMKKAKANQETLDPNAPRDFMDCFIVKMQKESEEPNSHFFLKSLVINTIGIFFAGTETISSTLRYGFLILLKYPEVAGKMQKEIDLVIGRNRSPTMKDCSQMPYTEAVICEILRYTSQLPIGVSRHVMWDTQFRGYTIPKGTEVFPLLGSVLKDPNHFERPEAFDPQHFLDENGKLKMNDAFMPFSVGKRACLGQELARMEVFLFFTSILQNFCCESVVPREEIDITPKLIGFVSVAHSYEIRFIPR, via the exons ATGGATCTCCTGGGAGAAGCAGCCCTTATGCTGGCAACATTCCTCTTTTTCTGGATGGTCCTCTCAAGGTGGCAGCAAATGCGCCAGAAAAAGATGCCACCTGGCCCAATGCCACTCCCCTTTATTGGGAATTTGCTGCAACTCAGCCCAGAGAATATATATCGTTCACTCATGAAG CTCAGTGAGAAGTATGGACCCGTCTTCACCATTTACCTGGGATCCCGGCCGATTGTGGTGCTGCGGGGATACGAGGCAGTGAAAGAAGCCCTGGTGGACCAGGCTGAAGCTTTCAGTGGCCGTGGGAAGCTGGCCATGTTTGACTGGCTTTTCCAAGGCTATG gaCTTCCTTTTTGTACTGGACCACGTGCCAGAGAGCTGCGGCGATTCTCCATCATGACCTTGCGGAATTTTGGGATggggaagagatccatggaaGAGCGGATTCTGGAGGAAATTAACTTCCTTCTGGATACATTCCGGAGCATTCAAA GTGCTCCCATCGAGCCCACCTACTTTCTGTACCGCTCGGTGTCCAACGTCATCAGCTCCATCACCTTCGGCCACCGCTTTGACTACAAAGATCCGGAGTTCACGTCCTTGCAGAACATGATGTTGGAGAGCATCCGTTTCACTGCCACCCGTTGGGGGCAG ATCTATGACATGTTCTCAGGCGTCGTGCATCACCTGCCGGGCCCCCACCACAAAGCGCTCCAGAAGCTCTCGGAGATGGAGGATTTTTTCATGAAGAAGGCCAAAGCCAACCAGGAGACCCTGGACCCCAACGCCCCTCGGGATTTCATGGACTGCTTCATAGTGAAAATGCAGAAA GAAAGTGAGGAACCAAACTCGCATTTCTTCCTGAAGTCTCTTGTCATAAACACAATTGGCATCTTCTTTGCTGGCACAGAAACCATCTCCAGCACTTTGCGTTACGGCttcctgattctgctgaaatacccAGAGGTTGCAG GAAAGATGCAGAAGGAAATTGACCTTGTGATTGGGAGAAATCGCTCCCCAACTATGAAGGATTGCAGCCAGATGCCCTACACCGAAGCTGTGATCTGCGAGATCCTGAGATACACTTCCCAGCTCCCCATCGGCGTATCTCGCCATGTGATGTGGGATACCCAGTTCCGGGGTTACACAATCCCCAAG GGGACTGAGGTCTTTCCTCTGCTGGGATCTGTGCTGAAAGACCCCAATCATTTTGAGAGACCGGAAGCATTTGACCCCCAACACTTTCTGGATGAAAACGGTAAACTGAAGATGAATGATGCTTTCATGCCGTTTTCCGTAG GGAAACGAGCATGTTTGGGGCAGGAGCTGGCCCGCATGGAggtcttcctcttcttcaccagcaTCCTTCAGAACTTCTGCTGCGAATCTGTTGTCCCACGCGAAGAAATTGACATCACCCCCAAACTGATTGGTTTTGTCTCCGTCGCACATTCGTACGAAATCCGCTTCATCCCACGCTGA
- the LOC134408221 gene encoding cytochrome P450 2F3-like — MDLLSVSVLLLLCVCCILLALTWGRKEGRGLRLPPGPTPLPILGNFFQLDRKDIVKSLVKMSEVYGPVFTVYLGLRRVVVLCSYKVVKEALVDQAEEFSGRGQIPSFSKDFNEHGVVFAHGDRWRLLRRFSLSTLRNFGMGKRSIEERIQEEARCLVEELHGTEGKPFDPTFIVSRAVSNIICSIVFGNRFEYNDEKFLRLNKLITERFRVTSTPQAALYNIFPEIMEKIPGTHHAGSRCSQAIISFIRERIKMQQASLDPSAPQNYIDCFLVKMEEEKHNPCSEFCMENLIMSTFNLFFAGTETIGTTLRCGFLILLKYPEIQEKLHEEIDRVIGQDRIPTCEDRNKMPYMEAVLHEIQRFSDILPMNLPHAVTRDTLFRGYVIPKGTYIYPMLSTVHYDPEQHSNPEEFDPGRFLDSHGRFQKLDAFMPFSAGKRMCLGEGMARMELFLFFTTVLQNFTLTSLVPPGEISLAPAVSSFTKLPGQYQLSMIPRRS, encoded by the exons ATGGATCTGCTCTCTGTTTCAGTTCTGCTGCTCCTCTGTGTCTGTTGCATCCTCCTCGCCTTGACATGGGGGCGCAAAGAGGGCAGAGGCCTCCGCCTGCCCCCGGggcccaccccactgcccatcCTGGGGAATTTTTTCCAACTGGACCGAAAGGATATCGTCAAGTCCCTGGTGAAG ATGAGCGAGGTGTACGGCCCGGTGTTCACCGTCTACCTGGGGCTGCGGCGGGTCGTGGTCTTGTGCAGCTACAAAGTGGTGAAGGAGGCCCTGGTGGACCAGGCAGAAGAATTCAGTGGCCGCGGGCAGATCCCGTCCTTCTCCAAGGATTTCAATGAACATG GCGTTGTGTTCGCCCACGGTGATCGGTGGAGGCTGCTTCGCAGGTTCTCTCTCAGCACCTTGCGGAATTTCGGGATGGGGAAACGATCCATCGAGGAGCGAATCCAAGAGGAGGCCCGGTGCCTGGTAGAGGAGCTCCATGGAACGGAAG GAAAACCCTTTGACCCCACCTTCATTGTCAGTCGTGCTGTCTCCAACATCATCTGCTCCATCGTGTTTGGGAATCGCTTTGAGTACAATGACGAGAAATTCCTCCGGCTGAACAAGCTGATCACAGAGCGGTTCCGCGTCACCAGCACACCTCAGGCTGCG CTGTACAATATCTTCCCGGAGATCATGGAGAAGATCCCTGGAACGCACCATGCAGGCAGCAGATGCTCCCAGGCGATTATCAGCTTCATCAGGGAAAGGATCAAGATGCAGCAGGCCTCGCTGGATCCCAGCGCCCCGCAGAATTACATCGACTGTTTCTTAGTGAAGATGGAGGAG GAGAAACACAACCCGTGTTCTGAATTTTGCATGGAGAATTTGATCATGTCCACATTCAATTTATTCTTTGCTGGGACAGAGACAATCGGTACCACCCTGAGATGTGGATTCCTCATCTTGCTGAAGTACCCGGAGATACAAG AAAAACTCCATGAGGAAATTGATCGGGTGATCGGGCAAGATCGAATCCCAACCTGCGAGGACAGGAATAAAATGCCCTATATGGAGGCTGTGCTGCATGAGATCCAGAGATTCAGCGACATCCTACCCATGAACCTTCCACACGCTGTGACACGAGACACCCTGTTCAGGGGATACGTCATCCCTAAG GGGACCTACATCTATCCTATGCTCAGCACCGTGCACTACGACCCGGAGCAGCACTCCAACCCCGAGGAGTTTGATCCCGGGAGATTCCTGGACAGCCACGGCCGCTTTCAGAAGCTGGACGCCTTCATGCCCTTCTCAGCAG GGAAGCGCATGTGCCTGGGCGAGGGAATGGCACGCATGgagctcttcctcttcttcaccaccgTCCTGCAGAACTTCACCCTCACTTCCCTGGTGCCCCCGGGTGAGATCAGCCTGGCGCCAGCTGTCAGCAGCTTCACCAAGCTGCCTGGCCAATACCAGCTCTCGATGATCCCACGCCGAAGCTGA